The Shewanella sp. MTB7 genome includes a window with the following:
- a CDS encoding glutathione S-transferase C-terminal domain-containing protein produces MSLLNKGKWQLLQDESSLTHIDVFNKGFTPEANRFHLYISKACPFAHRPYLVLSLLGLDKQVSISTLAAKRFDLGWQFDNDYPDNLNKAATLSELYVKSKADFSGKVTVPVLWDKEQQSIINDDSAYLAKCFATDWLSMATTPIDLYPIELNQEIDELCKWLHYNINTGVYRVGFASMQATYDMQVESLFESLAILDKKLADKTYLLGEQLTLADVYLWPTLIRFEAVYQLLFKVNKYRLDSYKNLYRYMLNLLENPQFYSTLDVGYIKQHYFFSFKAQNPTGIVPVGPVLPWL; encoded by the coding sequence ATGTCTTTGTTAAATAAAGGTAAGTGGCAGTTATTGCAAGATGAGTCATCATTGACGCACATTGATGTTTTTAATAAAGGCTTTACCCCTGAAGCGAATCGGTTTCATCTTTATATCAGTAAAGCGTGTCCATTTGCCCATCGCCCCTATCTGGTGTTGAGCTTACTCGGGTTGGATAAACAAGTATCGATATCTACGCTAGCAGCTAAACGCTTTGATTTAGGCTGGCAATTTGATAATGACTACCCGGATAACCTTAATAAAGCAGCAACCCTATCCGAGCTTTATGTCAAATCCAAAGCTGACTTTTCTGGCAAAGTGACGGTACCTGTTCTCTGGGATAAAGAACAACAAAGCATTATTAATGATGATTCTGCCTATTTAGCAAAATGTTTTGCGACTGACTGGCTTTCAATGGCTACCACACCAATAGACCTGTATCCGATTGAGTTGAATCAAGAAATAGATGAGCTATGCAAATGGCTTCATTACAACATCAATACAGGTGTTTATAGGGTTGGCTTCGCATCTATGCAAGCAACGTATGATATGCAGGTAGAGTCACTATTTGAGAGTTTAGCAATATTAGACAAAAAGTTGGCAGATAAAACTTACTTACTGGGTGAACAGTTAACATTAGCAGATGTTTATCTATGGCCGACACTCATTAGGTTTGAAGCTGTTTATCAACTTCTTTTTAAAGTAAATAAATATAGATTAGATTCATACAAGAATCTATATCGATACATGTTGAACTTGCTAGAAAATCCACAATTTTATTCAACACTTGATGTTGGTTACATAAAACAACATTATTTCTTTAGTTTTAAAGCACAAAATCCCACTGGCATTGTCCCTGTTGGCCCTGTTCTTCCTTGGTTATAG
- a CDS encoding SDR family NAD(P)-dependent oxidoreductase, whose amino-acid sequence MSNESRHKINQQNQSSVPTILITGASKGVGAACALGFAKAFPQGVNLILAARGLAGLQELENTLMQYPKAKVLALTADIADLQACQTLVDKAIEQFGYINVLINNVGLHHRGSFSERTPAQIAAMVDLNLKSPLYLSALVLPHMPDPRAGSRNAIVMVGSLAGRAPLQGAATYSCTKAGLRTFTYALHDELKDKAINVAVVSPGPIDTSFIMDDIDEVEDIVYSQPMSSPEQVANAVIKLSQGQATEIAMPWLSGKLTTLGYLFPKFRRATRGLLYKIGKKNKKEYRQRES is encoded by the coding sequence ATGAGCAATGAATCTCGTCATAAAATAAATCAACAAAACCAAAGCTCTGTACCAACAATATTAATTACAGGTGCATCGAAAGGAGTTGGTGCAGCTTGTGCTCTTGGGTTTGCAAAAGCTTTTCCGCAGGGAGTGAACTTAATATTAGCCGCACGAGGTTTAGCAGGGTTACAGGAGCTAGAAAATACGTTAATGCAATATCCTAAAGCTAAGGTATTAGCGCTAACCGCCGATATTGCCGATCTGCAAGCATGTCAAACCCTGGTAGATAAGGCTATCGAACAATTTGGTTACATTAACGTCTTAATCAATAATGTGGGCCTGCATCATAGAGGGAGTTTTAGCGAACGAACACCCGCACAAATCGCTGCCATGGTAGATTTGAACCTTAAGTCTCCCCTCTACCTTAGCGCTCTTGTCTTACCTCATATGCCAGATCCTAGAGCTGGCAGCAGAAATGCGATTGTCATGGTAGGTTCCTTAGCAGGTCGAGCTCCGCTGCAGGGCGCAGCAACCTATAGCTGCACCAAAGCTGGATTACGAACCTTCACTTATGCCCTGCATGATGAACTTAAAGACAAGGCGATTAATGTTGCTGTTGTATCGCCTGGTCCAATCGATACTAGCTTTATCATGGATGATATCGATGAAGTAGAAGATATCGTCTATTCGCAACCTATGAGTAGCCCAGAACAGGTCGCCAATGCAGTTATCAAGCTCTCACAAGGTCAAGCTACCGAAATAGCCATGCCCTGGCTCAGCGGTAAACTCACCACTCTAGGCTACCTGTTCCCCAAATTTCGACGAGCCACGCGAGGCTTACTCTATAAAATAGGTAAGAAAAACAAAAAAGAGTACCGCCAACGCGAATCCTGA